The genomic stretch CCCGCCAGCTGACAAAAGATAAAGATACAGAGCTGATTAACAATTATCGGAACCCTGCTTTTGTTTTGAAAGGCTGGGTGCCGGATAGTTGTATAAATGGGACGAAGTAATAATTAGTGGAGATAAGTTTGCGCATCGAATATTGAGGTATCTAATTAAATACCGGAAACAGATATGGATGATCTATTAAAGTTGGAAACAGAAACTTTTAATAAATTATATACTGATTACAGGTTACGGTTTATTCGTTTTGCGCAAACTTATATTCCCGATATTTCTATAGCTGAAGATATTGTGATGGACACTTTAGCTTATTATTGGGAACATCGAAGAGATATAAAGAACGATGAGAATATATTAAGTTATCTTTTAACGGCTATAAAGCATAAATGCTTGAACTATTTAAGACAGGAACGCTTTCATTATGAAAAGAATAATTCTTTGTCTGAACTTGCTTTATGGGAATTGGATTTTAAGATATCAGCATTATCGGCATGTGATCCTTGTGAATTGTATACTAATGAGGTGCAAGAGATTGTAAATCATACGCTTGAAAAATTGCCATCAAAAACTCGACAGATTTTTTTTATGAACAGATATGAAGATATATCCTACCCTGAAATAGCTAAAAAGTTATTTGTGAATCAAAAAACCGTTGAATATCATATAAGTAAGGCATTAAAAGCTCTACGTGCTGTCCTCAAAGACTATCTTTCTTTTTTGATTTATCTAATTTAGCAAATTTTTTTGTTTTTCGTTTAGGGTATTTCCATTCTCATGTGCTTATAGAGTAAATAATGGAAAGAAAATGAATTTATTATCGTTGTATCATTTTTTTGCAGGCAAAGCATCTGACAAGCAGAAAGAAGCTATTAAACGATGGGCTGAAAGTTCACCGGATAATTATGAGACATTATGTCGTGAAAAGAAAATATTTGATGCAGGTATTTTGTTGGTAGATAAAAAGGAACTGTCTCAAAAAGAAAATGCCCCGTTGTTATATAAGCTAATTAATTATACCGTAAAGATAGCTGCGGTTGTTCTTTTGGTTGTTGTGTCTGTTACTATTTATAAGTATCAGGAATTGGTGAAAAAATCAGAGGTATTACAAACCATACTTGTTCCTGCCGGTCAAAGAATAAACATAATTTTACCCGATAGTACGTTTGTGTGCCTTAATTCTAATACGAAATTTAGTTATCCTTCTGTTTTTGCAACAAATAATCGTAAAGTAAAGTTGGATGGAGAAGCTTATTTTGAAGTATCGGTCAATAAAAATAAGCCATTTTATGTACATACTTCAAAAGGAGAAATCAAAGTACTCGGTACTCATTTTAATTTGGAAGCTTATTCTAACGCTGATGTATTTAAGACTTCTTTGTTTGAAGGCAAAGTTCGTGTCAGAGTAAAAGGTAACAATATTTATTTGAAACCTGATCAAATGGTATGTTATCATAAAAATGGAAAAATTCATTTGGAAACCATCCACGATTATGACCAGTACCGATGGCGTGAGGGATTAATTTGTATAAAAAGCGCAAAATTTAAGGACATCATGAAAACTTTTACTAAATATTTTGGAGATAGCATTGTTGTTCAAAATAAAGAGGTGGAACATTATAAATATACAGGAAAATTTAGACAAAGTAGAGGGGTTATTAATGCGTTAAGGTTATTGCAGAAAGATGCTCCTTTTACTATAGAGCAGGATGAGGACAAACAAATTATTTATATCAAATAGAGGTTCAAATACATAAAACACAACTATATTTTTTTTAAAACTAAAATCTAATAACATGGAAACAACTTATTTAAACGTATGTGATAGGCCAATAAGTCGGTGGTCTATTGTGAGATTACTGAAAACAGTCTTGTTGCTATTATGTGTGTCATTTAGTTCAGTGTACGTACAAGCATCAGATCGGAGCGAAGGTATCACTATTTCATGTAAGAATGAAAGTTTGGAACAAGTGATACACTTGATTGAGAGCCAGTCATCTTATCTTTTTGTGTTAAATGATAAGGTGAATACTAAACACAAAGTAAGTATAAAGATAGAGAATGGAAATATAAATGCTATTCTGAATAAAATCTTTCAAGGTACCAATATGACGTATCAAGTTGATGGAGATCATATTTTAATTTCAACTACTCATAAAAGTATCGGTTTGGATGAAACACGACAGACTACTATGATAAAAGGAAAAATAGTAGATAATGTAGGTGAGCCTATGATTGGAGTAAATGTATTGGTAAAAGGAACGACTAATGGTGCCATTACTGATTTTGAAGGTAATTATTCTCTTGCTGATGTAAACGAGAATGATGTATTAATGGTGACCTATATTGGCTATCTTACTCAGGAGATAAAAGTCGGGAAACAGTCTGTCATAAACATTGTGATGAAAGATGATACTCAATCTTTGGATGAAGTGGTAGTGGTTGGATATGGTGTTCAAAAGAAGAGTGATTTGACTGGTTCTATATCTTCTATAAAACCAGCGGATATTACATCTACTCCTACTACCAATGCGTTGAAATCTTTGCAAGGTAAAGTAGCGGGATTGGATATAACACAATCTAGCGGGCAGCCCGGAGCCTCTATTTCATTAACCATGCGTGGTAATCGTTCTCTTAAAGCTGACAATAATCCGTTAGTATTGGTCGATGGTATAGATTACGGATCATTTGTTGATATTAATCCTACTGATATTGAGTCTATTGAAGTCTTGAAAGATATCTCATCTACAGCTATTTATGGAACGAAAGGAGCTAATGGTGTAATTATTATTACAACAAAATCCGGAGCCAAGGGACAAAAGACGAAAATCGATTTTAATGCTTATGTTTCTATTAAAAATAAGGCTAAATACCCTCGTATGATGAATGGAGAAGAATATGCTCAATTAAAGAGAGAGGCCTATAGAACTACTAATTCAGCAGCGCCGGATCAATATATGGATGATGCTTTGATTTTCAATGCAGAAGAATTGGAGTATTTGGAAAAAGGTTATTGGGTTGATTGGCAGGATTTATTGTTGGGTACCGGTATTACCCAAAATTATGAAATCAGTATGTCTGGTGGTACGGAGAAAACATCTTATTCATTATCATTTGGTTTTCAAGA from Phocaeicola dorei encodes the following:
- a CDS encoding RNA polymerase sigma-70 factor encodes the protein MDDLLKLETETFNKLYTDYRLRFIRFAQTYIPDISIAEDIVMDTLAYYWEHRRDIKNDENILSYLLTAIKHKCLNYLRQERFHYEKNNSLSELALWELDFKISALSACDPCELYTNEVQEIVNHTLEKLPSKTRQIFFMNRYEDISYPEIAKKLFVNQKTVEYHISKALKALRAVLKDYLSFLIYLI
- a CDS encoding FecR family protein; protein product: MNLLSLYHFFAGKASDKQKEAIKRWAESSPDNYETLCREKKIFDAGILLVDKKELSQKENAPLLYKLINYTVKIAAVVLLVVVSVTIYKYQELVKKSEVLQTILVPAGQRINIILPDSTFVCLNSNTKFSYPSVFATNNRKVKLDGEAYFEVSVNKNKPFYVHTSKGEIKVLGTHFNLEAYSNADVFKTSLFEGKVRVRVKGNNIYLKPDQMVCYHKNGKIHLETIHDYDQYRWREGLICIKSAKFKDIMKTFTKYFGDSIVVQNKEVEHYKYTGKFRQSRGVINALRLLQKDAPFTIEQDEDKQIIYIK